One region of Parerythrobacter jejuensis genomic DNA includes:
- a CDS encoding phosphatase domain-containing protein, giving the protein MALFQDSPVRIQPYFGYRSRTALRLTARALKATKPGFKQGGRWQAMRTMIAQFASREAENIEVRLEYARPDGAVFEQTAISDKEGFLHFDIDLSGPWDYPVHTAWEVATLQWYNRDGAQCVDGHILVPGQDIDLGIISDIDDTIIETGITGGLRSLLRNWQRVLAELPHERIVVPGANLFYHALGGGSVRVEDSGEAGTRLPATHRPFFYVSSSPWNLYSYLVTFQRTRNLPLGPLLLRDWGLNSATFGKASHGSHKVDAIKGILSKYSDLRFALIGDDSQGDLVAFSTIASESPDQIAAVFIRTTEHELSPDEVAAKASITSAGIPLWLGDSYAIGQDFLRAAGVTPHGDTSRIVETVERREHHAH; this is encoded by the coding sequence ATGGCATTGTTCCAAGACTCCCCGGTCCGCATCCAGCCCTATTTCGGCTATCGCAGCCGCACTGCGCTCCGCCTCACTGCGCGTGCGCTGAAGGCCACCAAGCCCGGCTTCAAGCAAGGTGGTCGCTGGCAAGCCATGCGCACCATGATCGCGCAATTCGCAAGCCGCGAGGCCGAAAATATAGAAGTGCGGCTCGAATATGCGCGTCCAGACGGGGCGGTATTCGAGCAAACAGCCATATCCGACAAGGAAGGCTTCCTGCACTTCGACATCGATCTGTCCGGGCCTTGGGACTACCCCGTGCATACCGCTTGGGAGGTCGCCACATTGCAATGGTACAATCGCGATGGCGCGCAATGCGTCGATGGCCATATTTTGGTGCCCGGCCAGGATATCGACCTCGGCATTATCTCGGACATTGACGACACGATCATCGAAACCGGCATAACCGGGGGGCTACGTAGCTTGTTGCGCAATTGGCAGCGCGTGCTTGCCGAATTGCCGCATGAACGCATTGTCGTGCCCGGGGCGAACCTGTTTTATCATGCCTTGGGCGGGGGCTCGGTCAGGGTTGAGGACAGCGGTGAGGCCGGGACACGGCTTCCAGCAACCCACCGCCCCTTTTTCTACGTCTCGTCCTCGCCGTGGAATCTTTATTCCTACCTCGTGACATTCCAGCGTACCCGCAATCTTCCGCTGGGGCCGCTTTTGCTGCGCGACTGGGGCCTGAACAGCGCCACTTTCGGTAAAGCCAGCCATGGCTCCCACAAGGTTGACGCGATCAAGGGCATTCTGAGCAAATATTCAGACCTTCGTTTCGCCTTGATCGGCGACGATTCCCAGGGTGATCTGGTTGCCTTCAGCACCATTGCATCGGAATCTCCCGACCAGATTGCTGCCGTTTTCATCCGTACCACCGAGCATGAATTGTCGCCGGACGAGGTTGCCGCCAAGGCGAGCATCACATCCGCCGGAATTCCCTTGTGGTTGGGCGATAGCTACGCCATCGGGCAAGACTTCCTGCGGGCTGCAGGCGTGACGCCGCACGGCGATACGTCCCGCATTGTCGAAACGGTTGAGAGGCGCGAACACCATGCGCACTAA
- a CDS encoding alpha/beta hydrolase, with the protein MRTNTKGLGKLGWTLILLVWLAALLFGLWHWALNAQSVSTLDRADAIFTSNSAKVSQPILFGPEADQKLVVVTPSKPAERPLPVVIFIHGGSWAKGDPVDYAYIGRNFAPEGYVVVSAGYRLVPGGEFPAMLEDGAASVRWVVDNIAHYGGNPDRIYLMGHSAGAYNAVMLALDPQWLEQEGLPGNTIDGAIGLAGPYDFLPLDSESTKNAFGAASNLDRTQPINFVGPNTPPILLLTGNADETVRPRNSRALAAKISKSGAQNEPVEFDNMGHAGIIMALSRPFAGDGAVKRAIIEWLAKQEATQDLENGTPSGTIQPAQG; encoded by the coding sequence ATGCGCACTAACACGAAGGGATTGGGCAAGTTGGGCTGGACGCTAATCCTCTTGGTCTGGCTGGCAGCGCTGCTGTTCGGCCTGTGGCATTGGGCCCTGAATGCGCAGTCGGTCAGTACATTGGACCGGGCCGATGCCATTTTCACAAGCAATTCCGCCAAGGTGTCACAGCCGATTTTGTTCGGGCCGGAAGCCGATCAGAAACTGGTGGTGGTCACCCCCTCGAAACCGGCAGAACGACCACTTCCAGTCGTCATCTTCATCCATGGAGGGAGTTGGGCCAAGGGTGATCCGGTCGACTATGCCTATATCGGCAGGAATTTTGCGCCCGAGGGCTATGTCGTCGTGAGTGCGGGCTACCGGCTGGTTCCCGGGGGCGAGTTTCCGGCCATGCTGGAAGACGGTGCCGCCTCCGTACGCTGGGTGGTGGACAACATCGCACACTATGGCGGCAATCCCGACCGGATTTACCTGATGGGCCATTCTGCCGGCGCTTATAACGCTGTCATGCTGGCGCTCGACCCCCAATGGCTTGAGCAGGAAGGCTTGCCAGGCAACACCATAGATGGCGCGATCGGCCTCGCCGGCCCGTATGACTTTCTACCGCTCGACAGCGAAAGCACGAAGAATGCCTTTGGCGCAGCGAGCAACCTCGATCGCACGCAGCCGATCAACTTTGTCGGGCCGAATACGCCGCCCATTCTATTGCTGACGGGGAATGCGGACGAAACCGTCCGGCCTCGTAATTCCCGTGCTCTGGCCGCGAAGATCAGCAAGTCTGGAGCGCAAAACGAACCGGTCGAATTCGACAATATGGGTCACGCCGGGATCATCATGGCACTATCGCGCCCCTTTGCGGGAGACGGGGCCGTGAAACGCGCGATCATTGAATGGTTGGCGAAGCAAGAAGCGACGCAGGATCTTGAAAATGGTACACCTTCAGGCACCATTCAGCCCGCACAAGGCTAG
- a CDS encoding M48 family metalloprotease, with amino-acid sequence MLQIFACLTALAFVAQPAMAQSILRDAETEALLQDMAAPLVVAAGLEPGNVDIVLVNDPSINAFVAGGQIVYLHSGLINAADTANEVQGVIAHELGHITGGHIIRSSEGIGAATNISILSLLIGVAAAAAGAGEAAMGAIMAGQRAALGKFLAFSRVQESSADAAGAEYLSKAGISGRGSLSFFRKLQNQEFRYARSQSDEATFTRTHPLSGDRIARLREAYIVDPAWEAPDDPVLEARFARIKAKLYGYLAEPARVMRAYPNSRQDVPARYARAYAFHKDAQVQRALDEAEGLIASDPGNPYFLELKGQILLESGRPDEALPPLRRATELTANHPLIASIFGHALIATEDQGNFEEAERVLRTAVGKDRRNPFAWYQLGVVYAARGDMPRARLASAEQQVMTRQYALAMRSAQVAENGLTEGTADWLRAQDIRMQATAELERLQDRR; translated from the coding sequence ATGCTCCAGATTTTCGCCTGCCTGACGGCGCTGGCTTTCGTTGCGCAGCCCGCGATGGCGCAATCGATCCTGCGCGATGCCGAGACAGAAGCGCTGCTGCAGGACATGGCGGCTCCACTGGTCGTCGCTGCCGGGCTGGAACCGGGCAATGTCGATATCGTCTTGGTCAACGACCCCTCCATCAATGCTTTCGTTGCCGGGGGCCAGATCGTTTATTTGCACAGCGGCCTGATCAATGCCGCCGACACAGCGAACGAAGTGCAAGGCGTGATCGCACACGAATTGGGCCACATTACGGGCGGCCACATCATCCGCTCCAGCGAGGGAATAGGGGCCGCAACCAATATTTCGATCCTGTCCCTCCTGATCGGTGTTGCTGCGGCTGCGGCAGGCGCGGGCGAAGCGGCGATGGGCGCCATTATGGCCGGCCAGCGTGCCGCACTGGGGAAGTTCCTCGCATTCAGTCGCGTCCAGGAAAGCTCCGCCGATGCGGCAGGCGCCGAATATCTGTCCAAGGCGGGAATTTCCGGGCGCGGATCGCTCAGCTTCTTCCGCAAGTTGCAGAACCAGGAATTCCGCTACGCCCGCAGCCAGTCTGACGAAGCGACCTTCACACGCACGCACCCCTTGTCCGGTGACCGGATCGCCCGCTTGCGCGAAGCCTATATCGTGGACCCTGCCTGGGAAGCACCAGACGATCCGGTGTTGGAAGCCCGCTTTGCGCGGATCAAGGCCAAACTCTATGGCTATCTGGCTGAACCGGCCCGGGTCATGCGCGCGTATCCCAATTCCAGGCAGGATGTGCCGGCCCGCTATGCTCGGGCCTATGCGTTTCACAAGGACGCCCAGGTGCAACGCGCACTTGACGAAGCCGAAGGGCTGATCGCCAGCGATCCGGGCAATCCCTATTTCCTCGAGCTCAAAGGGCAGATCCTGCTTGAGTCCGGCCGGCCGGACGAAGCGTTGCCGCCTCTGCGCCGCGCGACCGAGTTGACCGCCAATCACCCGCTGATCGCATCGATCTTCGGCCACGCGCTTATCGCGACCGAAGACCAGGGCAATTTCGAAGAGGCCGAGCGAGTCTTGCGTACGGCAGTGGGCAAAGATCGCCGCAACCCGTTTGCCTGGTACCAGCTGGGTGTCGTCTACGCTGCCCGGGGCGATATGCCGCGGGCTCGCCTGGCCAGTGCAGAACAACAGGTCATGACCCGTCAGTATGCACTCGCAATGCGCAGCGCACAGGTCGCCGAAAATGGTTTGACCGAGGGGACTGCAGATTGGCTGCGCGCGCAGGATATCCGGATGCAAGCGACGGCGGAACTTGAACGCCTGCAAGACCGCCGATAG